One genomic segment of Drosophila willistoni isolate 14030-0811.24 chromosome 2R unlocalized genomic scaffold, UCI_dwil_1.1 Seg200, whole genome shotgun sequence includes these proteins:
- the LOC6643711 gene encoding myosin heavy chain, muscle isoform X13 → MPKPIASQEDEDPTPYLFVSLEQRRIDQSKPYDSKKNCWVPDEKEGYLLGEIKATKGDIVSVGLPGGETRDFKKDQLQQVNPPKYEKAEDMSNLTYLNDASVLHNLRQRYYNKLIYTYSGLFCVAINPYKRYPVYTNRCAKMYRGKRRNEVPPHIFAISDGAYVDMLTNHVNQSMLITGESGAGKTENTKKVIAYFATVGASTKKDESQKNKGSLEDQVVQTNPVLEAFGNAKTVRNDNSSRFGKFIRIHFGPTGKLAGADIETYLLEKARVISQQSLERSYHIFYQIMSGSVAGVKDICLLTDNIYDYHIVSQGKVTVPSIDDAEEFSLTDQAFDILGFTKQEKEDVYRITAAVMHMGGMKFKQRGREEQAEQDGEEEGGRVSKLFGCDTAELYKNLLKPRIKVGNEFVTQGRNVQQVTNSIGALCKGVFDRLFKWLVKKCNETLDTQQKRQHFIGVLDIAGFEIFDYNGFEQLCINFTNEKLQQFFNHHMFVLEQEEYQREGIEWTFIDFGMDLQLCIDLIEKPMGILSILEEESMFPKATDQTFSEKLTNTHLGKSAPFQKPKPPKPGQQAAHFAIGHYAGVVAYNITGWLEKNKDPLNDTVVDQFKKSQNKLLIEIFADHAGQSGGGEQAKGGRGKKGGGFATVSSAYKEQLNSLMTTLRSTQPHFVRCIIPNEMKQPGLVDAHLVMHQLTCNGVLEGIRICRKGFPNRMVYPDFKMRYKIMCPKQLQGVDKDKKATDIIIKFIDLPEDQYRLGNTKVFFRAGVLGQMEEFRDERLGKIMSWMQAWARGYLSRKGFKKLQEQRVALKVVQRNLRKYLQLRTWPWYKLWQKVKPLLNVSRIEDEIARLEEKAKKAEELHAAEVKVRKELEALNAKLLAEKTALLDSLSGEKGQLQDFQERNAKLTAQKNDLENQLRDIQERLTQEEDARNQLFQQKKKADQEISGLKKDIEDLELNIQKAEQDKATKDHQIRNLNDEIAHQDELINKLNKEKKMQGETNQKTGEELQSAEDKINHLNKVKAKLEQTLDELEDSLEREKKVRGDVEKSKRKVEGDLKLTQEAVADLERNKKELEQTIQRKDKELSSITAKLEDEQVVVGKHQRQIKELQARIEELEEEVEAERQARAKAEKQRADLARELEELGERLEEAGGATSAQIELNKKREAELSKLRRDLEEANIQHESTLANLRKKHNDAVAEMAEQVDQLNKLKAKAEKEKNEYYGQLNELRAGVDHITNEKAAQEKIAKQLQHTLNEVQSKLDETNRTLNDFDASKKKLSIENSDLLRQLEEAESQVSQLSKIKISLTTQLEDTKRLADEESRERATLLGKFRNLEHDLDNLREQVEEEAEGKADLQRQLSKANAEAQVWRSKYESDGVARSEELEEAKRKLQARLAEAEETIESLNQKCIGLEKTKQRLSTEVEDLQLEVDRANAIANAAEKKQKAFDKIIGEWKLKVDDLAAELDASQKECRNYSTELFRLKGAYEEGQEQLEAVRRENKNLADEVKDLLDQIGEGGRNIHEIEKARKRLEAEKDELQAALEEAEAALEQEENKVLRAQLELSQVRQEIDRRIQEKEEEFENTRKNHQRALDSMQASLEAEAKGKAEALRMKKKLEADINELEIALDHANKANAEAQKNIKRYQQQLKDIQTALEEEQRARDDAREQLGISERRANALQNELEESRTLLEQADRGRRQAEQELADAHEQLNEVSAQNASISAAKRKLESELQTLHSDLDELLNEAKNSEEKAKKAMVDAARLADELRAEQDHAQTQEKLRKALEQQIKELQVRLDEAEANALKGGKKAIQKLEQRVRELENELDGEQRRHADAQKNLRKSERRVKELSFQSEEDRKNHERMQDLVDKLQQKIKTYKRQIEEAEEIAALNLAKFRKAQQELEEAEERADLAEQAISKFRAKGRAGSVGRGASPAPRATSVRPQFDGLAFPPRFDLAPENEF, encoded by the exons ATGCCGAAGCCAATCGCAAGTCAGGAGGATGAAGATCCCACCCCTTACTTGTTCGTGTCTTTGGAACAAAGACGTATCGATCAATCGAAACCCTATGACTCGAAGAAGAACTGCTGGGTGCCCGATGAGAAGGAGGGTTATCTCCTTGGTGAAATCAAGGCCACCAAGGGTGATATCGTCTCCGTTGGCTTGCCTGGTGGAGAG ACAAGAGACTTCAAGAAAGATCAGCTCCAGCAAGTGAACCCTCCAAAATACGAAAAAGCCGAGGATATGTCTAACTTGACATACCTTAACGATGCCTCTGTGCTCCATAACTTGAGACAGAGATACTACAACAAGCTCATCTAT ACCTACTCAGGTCTTTTCTGCGTTGCCATCAATCCTTACAAGCGCTACCCTGTGTATACCAACCGTTGCGCTAAGATGTACCGTGGCAAGCGCCGTAATGAAGTGCCACCCCATATTTTCGCCATCTCTGATGGTGCCTACGTGGACATGTTGACCAATCACGTTAATCAATCTATGTTGATTACCGGTGAGTCTGGTGCCGGTAAGACTGAGAACACCAAGAAGGTAATTGCTTACTTCGCCACCGTTGGTGCATCGACCAAGAAGGATGAGTCACAGAAGAACAAGGGTTCCCTGGAAGATCAGGTTGTGCAAACTAACCCTGTGCTTGAGGCTTTCGGTAACGCTAAGACCGTGCGTAACGATAACTCTTCCCGTTTC GGTAAATTCATCCGTATTCACTTCGGTCCCACTGGTAAACTGGCTGGTGCTGATATTGAGACTT ATCTGTTGGAGAAGGCTCGTGTCATCTCTCAGCAATCTCTGGAGCGTTCTTACCACATTTTCTACCAGATCATGTCTGGCTCCGTGGCCGGTGTGAAAG ACATTTGTCTGTTGACCGATAACATCTACGATTACCACATTGTATCCCAGGGCAAGGTTACTGTGCCCAGTATCGATGATGCTGAGGAATTCTCCCTCACAGAT CAAGCCTTCGACATCTTGGGCTTCACCAAGCAAGAGAAGGAGGATGTGTACAGAATCACCGCCGCTGTCATGCACATGGGTGGCATGAAGTTCAAGCAACGTGGTCGCGAGGAGCAGGCTGAACAGGATGGTGAAGAGGAGGGTGGTCGTGTATCGAAATTGTTCGGTTGCGATACCGCTGAGTTGTACAAGAACTTGTTGAAGCCCCGCATCAAGGTCGGTAACGAGTTCGTCACCCAGGGTCGTAACGTCCAACAGGTCACCAACTCGATCGGTGCCCTCTGCAAGGGTGTGTTCGATCGTCTCTTCAAATGGCTGGTCAAGAAGTGTAACGAGACTCTGGATACTCAGCAGAAGCGTCAGCATTTCATTGGTGTGCTGGATATTGCTGGTTTTGAAATCTTCGAT TACAACGGTTTCGAACAATTATGCATCAATTTCACTAACGAAAAACTGCAACAATTCTTCAATCATCATATGTTCGTTTTGGAACAAGAAGAATATCAACGTGAGGGCATCGAATGGACCTTCATTGATTTTGGCATGGATCTGCAATTGTGTATTGATTTGATCGAAAAG CCTATGGGTATCTTGTCCATCCTGGAAGAAGAGTCTATGTTCCCCAAGGCCACCGATCAGACCTTCTCGGAGAAGCTGACCAACACCCATTTGGGTAAATCAGCTCCATTCCAGAAGCCCAAGCCTCCAAAGCCCGGCCAGCAGGCTGCCCACTTTGCCATTGGCCATTATGCTGGTGTTGTCGCCTATAACATCACCGGTTGGTTGGAGAAGAACAAGGATCCTTTGAACGACACTGTTGTCGATCAGTTCAAGAAGTCGCAGAACAAGCTGCTTATCGAAATCTTTGCTGATCATGCTGGTCAGTCTGGTGGCGGTGAACAGGCTAAGGGCGGTCGTGGCAAGAAGGGCGGTGGCTTCGCTACTGTCTCATCGGCCTACAAGGAGCAGTTGAACAGCTTGATGACCACTCTGCGTTCCACACAGCCTCACTTCGTCCGTTGCATCATTCCCAACGAAATGAAGCAGCCTGGTCTTGTTGATGCTCACTTGGTTATGCACCAGCTGACATGTAACGGTGTGCTTGAAGGTATCCGTATTTGCCGTAAAGGTTTCCCCAACAGAATGGTCTACCCCGATTTCAAGATGCG CTACAAAATCATGTGCCCCAAGCAATTGCAGGGCGTTGACAAAGACAAAAAGGCCACTGATATAATCATTAAGTTTATTGATTTGCCCGAAGATCAATACCGTTTGGGTAACACAAAG GTGTTCTTCCGTGCCGGTGTCCTGGGTCAGATGGAGGAGTTCCGTGATGAGCGTTTGGGCAAGATTATGTCCTGGATGCAAGCCTGGGCTCGTGGTTACTTGTCCCGCAAGGGCTTCAAGAAGCTGCAAGAACAGCGTGTTGCCCTCAAGGTTGTGCAACGCAACTTGCGCAAATACTTGCAACTGCGTACCTGGCCATGGTACAAACTGTGGCAGAAGGTCAAGCCTTTGCTCAACGTCAGCCGTATTGAGGATGAAATTGCC CGTCTGGAGGAGAAGGCAAAGAAGGCTGAGGAATTGCATGCCGCTGAAGTGAAAGTACGCAAGGAGTTGGAGGCTCTCAATGCCAAATTGTTGGCTGAGAAGACCGCCCTGTTGGACTCCCTGTCCGGCGAGAAGGGTCAGTTGCAGGACTTCCAGGAGCGCAACGCTAAGTTGACCGCCCAGAAGAACGACCTCGAGAACCAGCTGCGC GACATCCAAGAGCGCCTGACTCAGGAGGAAGATGCCCGCAACCAACTGTTCCAACAGAAGAAGAAGGCCGACCAGGAGATCTCTGGCTTGAAGAAGGATATCGAAGATCTGGAATTGAACATCCAGAAGGCCGAGCAAGACAAGGCCACCAAGGATCACCAGATCCGCAACTTGAACGACGAGATCGCCCACCAGGATGAGCTCATCAACAAGTTGAACAAGGAGAAGAAGATGCAGGGTGAGACCAACCAGAAGACTGGTGAGGAACTCCAGTCCGCTGAGGACAAGATTAACCACTTGAACAAGGTTAAGGCCAAGCTCGAACAGACCCTCGATGAACTCGAGGACTCTCTGGAGCGTGAGAAGAAGGTGCGCGGTGATGTTGAGAAGTCCAAGCGCAAGGTTGAGGGTGACCTTAAGTTGACTCAGGAGGCTGTCGCTGATCTTGAGCGCAACAAGAAGGAGTTGGAACAGACCATCCAACGCAAGGACAAGGAATTGTCTTCCATCACTGCCAAGCTCGAGGATGAgcaagttgttgttggcaagcACCAGCGCCAGATCAAGGAACTGCAAGCCCGCATCGAAGAGCTCGAGGAAGAGGTTGAGGCTGAGCGTCAAGCTCGCGCCAAGGCCGAGAAACAGCGTGCCGATTTGGCCCGCGAATTGGAGGAATTGGGCGAGCGTCTGGAAGAGGCTGGCGGTGCCACCTCTGCCCAGATTGAGCTCAACAAGAAGCGTGAGGCTGAGCTCAGCAAATTGCGTCGTGATCTTGAGGAAGCCAACATCCAGCATGAGTCTACCCTCGCCAACCTGCGCAAGAAGCACAACGATGCTGTCGCTGAGATGGCCGAGCAAGTTGATCAGCTCAACAAGCTGAAGGCTAA GGCTGAGAAGGAGAAGAACGAGTACTACGGCCAATTGAACGAACTGCGTGCCGGTGTTGACCACATTACCAACGAGAAG GCTGCCCAAGAAAAGATTGCCAAGCAGTTGCAGCACACCCTCAACGAAGTCCAATCCAAATTGGATGAGACCAACCGCACTCTGAACGACTTCGATGCCAGCAAGAAGAAGTTGTCCATTGAGAACTCCGATCTGTTGCGCCAGCTGGAGGAAGCCGAATCCCAGGTTTCGCAGTTGTCCAAGATCAAGATCTCCCTGACCACCCAGTTGGAAGATACCAAGCGTCTGGCTGATGAGGAATCTCGCGAGCGCGCCACTTTGTTGGGCAAGTTCCGCAACTTGGAGCACGACCTCGACAACCTGCGCGAACAGGTTGAGGAGGAGGCTGAGGGTAAGGCTGATTTGCAGCGTCAATTGAGCAAGGCCAACGCCGAAGCCCAGGTCTGGCGTAGCAAGTACGAATCGGACGGTGTTGCCCGTTCCGAGGAGTTGGAGGAAGCCAAGAGGAAGTTGCAGGCCCGTTTGGCTGAGGCTGAAGAGACCATTGAGTCCCTCAACCAGAAGTGCATTGGTCTGGAGAAGACCAAGCAGCGTCTGTCCACTGAAGTGGAGGATCTGCAATTGGAAGTGGACCGTGCCAACGCCATTGCCAACGCCGCCGAGAAGAAGCAGAAGGCATTCGACAAGATCATTGGCGAATGGAAACTCAAGGTCGATGATTTGGCCGCTGAATTGGATGCTTCCCAGAAGGAGTGCCGCAACTACTCCACTGAATTGTTCCGTCTCAAGGGTGCCTATGAGGAGGGACAGGAGCAGCTTGAGGCTGTGCGTCGTGAGAACAAGAACTTGGCTGATGAAGTCAAGGATCTGCTTGACCAGATCGGTGAGGGTGGCCGCAACATCCACGAAATCGAGAAGGCTCGCAAGCGTCTTGAAGCCGAAAAGGATGAACTCCAGGCTGCTTTGGAAGAGGCTGAGGCCGCTCTTGAGCAGGAGGAGAACAAGGTTCTGCGCGCTCAATTGGAATTGTCCCAAGTCCGCCAGGAAATCGATCGCCGTATCCAGGAGAAGGAAGAGGAATTCGAGAACACCCGCAAGAACCACCAGCGCGCTCTCGACTCCATGCAGGCCTCCCTCGAAGCCGAAGCCAAGGGCAAGGCTGAGGCCCTGCGCATGAAGAAGAAGTTGGAAGCCGACATCAACGAATTGGAGATTGCTCTGGATCATGCCAACAAG GCTAACGCCGAGGCCCAGAAGAACATCAAGCGCTACCAACAGCAGTTGAAGGATATCCAGACCGCTCTGGAGGAAGAACAGCGTGCCCGCGATGATGCCCGTGAACAGTTGGGCATCTCTGAGCGTCGTGCCAATGCTCTGCAGAACGAACTCGAGGAGTCCCGCACTCTGTTGGAGCAGGCCGACCGTGGCCGTCGCCAAGCCGAACAGGAATTGGCCGATGCCCACGAGCAGTTGAACGAAGTTTCTGCCCAGAACGCTTCCATCTCTGCTGCCAAGAGGAAATTGGAGTCTGAGCTCCAGACCCTCCACTCCGACTTGGATGAGCTCCTGAACGAAGCCAAGAACTCCGAAGAGAAGGCCAAGAAGGCTATGGTTGATGCCGCCCGCCTGGCTGATGAACTCCGTGCCGAGCAGGATCATGCCCAGACCCAGGAGAAATTGAGAAAGGCCCTGGAACAGCAAATCAAGGAATTGCAAGTCCGTCTGGATGAGGCTGAGGCCAACGCCCTTAAGGGTGGCAAGAAGGCCATTCAGAAGTTGGAGCAACGCGTCCGCGAATTGGAGAACGAATTGGACGGTGAGCAGCGCCGTCATGCTGATGCCCAGAAGAACCTGCGCAAGTCCGAGCGTCGCGTCAAGGAATTGAGCTTCCAGTCTGAGGAGGACCGCAAGAACCACGAGCGCATGCAAGATCTGGTCGACAAACTGCAACAGAAGATCAAGACATACAAGAGGCAGATTGAGGAAGCCGAGGAAATCGCTGCCCTCAACTTGGCCAAATTCCGCAAGGCCCAGCAGGAGCTCGAGGAAGCCGAGGAGCGTGCCGATCTGGCTGAGCAGGCAATTAGCAAATTCCGTGCCAAGGGACGTGCCGGTTCGGTTGGACGTGGTGCCAGCCCAGCG CCCCGTGCGACGTCCGTTAGGCCACAATTCGACGGTTTGGCTTTCCCACCCAGATTCGACCTTGCTCCTGAAAACGAATTCTAA